A window from Thermoanaerobacterium sp. PSU-2 encodes these proteins:
- a CDS encoding GNAT family N-acetyltransferase: MNKGIYLEKFTSMDFDKYFKLVSNERVMAMITGRAISLDEAVKRYNSVLSNNKLHNLFGNFKVMEISTNKFIGSALLKVKERSSTEAELGYMLLPDYWGKGIGSEIAKLLIDKAKESKQINKIIAIIDPNNIASRKILIKNGFTTHMICEMDGLPGEILSMKI, translated from the coding sequence ATGAATAAAGGAATATATTTAGAAAAATTTACATCTATGGATTTTGATAAATATTTTAAGTTGGTTAGTAATGAAAGAGTAATGGCTATGATTACGGGAAGGGCTATTTCTTTAGATGAAGCAGTAAAAAGGTATAATTCAGTTTTGAGTAATAATAAATTGCATAATTTATTTGGCAATTTTAAAGTAATGGAAATTTCAACTAATAAATTTATTGGGTCTGCTTTGCTAAAAGTAAAAGAACGGAGTTCTACAGAAGCAGAACTTGGTTATATGTTATTGCCTGATTATTGGGGTAAAGGGATTGGTAGTGAAATTGCTAAGTTATTAATTGATAAAGCAAAGGAAAGTAAGCAAATAAATAAAATTATAGCGATTATAGACCCCAATAACATTGCTTCCAGGAAAATATTAATTAAGAATGGATTTACCACACATATGATATGCGAAATGGATGGATTGCCTGGAGAAATATTAAGCATGAAAATCTAG
- a CDS encoding bacteriohemerythrin, producing the protein MITWKEDFRLGIDEIDKQHKRLFDIANEAYDLLKNEFAIDKYDHIVDIIKELKDYTIYHFDYEEGYMKSIGFKKLLSHKVLHDDFKEKINNIDLDKIDQNQDEYIKDILNFLVDWIEKHILKDDRLYAEKQ; encoded by the coding sequence ATGATAACTTGGAAAGAAGATTTTAGGCTTGGCATTGACGAGATAGACAAGCAGCATAAGCGACTTTTTGATATTGCAAATGAAGCGTACGATTTATTGAAGAATGAATTTGCCATTGATAAATACGATCACATTGTAGACATAATAAAAGAGTTGAAGGACTATACGATTTACCATTTTGACTATGAAGAAGGCTACATGAAAAGCATAGGCTTTAAAAAGTTGCTTTCACATAAAGTGCTGCACGATGACTTTAAAGAGAAGATTAACAACATAGATTTAGATAAGATAGATCAAAATCAAGACGAGTACATAAAAGATATTTTAAACTTTTTGGTGGATTGGATTGAAAAGCACATATTGAAAGACGATAGGTTATATGCAGAAAAGCAATAA
- a CDS encoding GNAT family N-acetyltransferase, translating to MSELIDTKLEKFKLRFARKKDVALVLSFIKELAEYENMLHEVVATEKLLEESLFDRKVAEVIIGEYEDKPIGFALFFYNFSTFLGGPGIYLEDLYIKPEMRGKGLGKIMLSFLAKLAVERNCGRLEWSCLDWNEPSIKFYKRLGAVPMDEWTVYRVNDKTLADLAKSFDD from the coding sequence ATGAGTGAATTAATCGATACAAAGCTTGAAAAGTTTAAATTAAGATTTGCGAGGAAAAAAGATGTGGCGTTAGTTTTAAGCTTTATCAAAGAGCTGGCTGAATATGAAAATATGTTGCATGAGGTTGTGGCGACGGAGAAATTATTGGAAGAATCATTGTTTGACCGTAAAGTCGCAGAAGTTATTATCGGTGAGTATGAGGATAAACCTATAGGATTTGCATTATTCTTTTATAATTTTTCCACTTTTTTAGGTGGGCCGGGGATATACTTAGAAGATCTGTATATAAAGCCTGAGATGAGAGGTAAAGGACTTGGTAAAATAATGCTGTCATTTTTGGCAAAGCTTGCTGTAGAAAGAAATTGTGGCAGACTTGAATGGAGCTGCCTTGATTGGAATGAACCATCTATTAAATTTTATAAACGGTTAGGGGCAGTTCCAATGGATGAGTGGACTGTGTATAGAGTAAATGACAAAACCTTGGCTGATTTGGCAAAAAGCTTTGATGATTAA
- a CDS encoding DUF1294 domain-containing protein, whose protein sequence is MNIVKVFWLIIFVWNIITFATMGVDKYKATHGKWRIKERTLFLLSFLLGGIGVFCGMYIFHHKTKHISFKVLVPLAVFTNAMSIYFLYKILNINH, encoded by the coding sequence ATGAATATTGTGAAAGTATTTTGGTTAATTATCTTTGTGTGGAATATCATTACGTTTGCCACTATGGGTGTAGACAAGTACAAAGCCACTCATGGAAAGTGGAGGATTAAAGAAAGAACTCTTTTTCTTTTGTCATTTTTGTTGGGAGGTATAGGCGTTTTTTGTGGTATGTACATATTTCACCATAAGACAAAGCACATAAGCTTCAAGGTTTTAGTACCCTTGGCGGTATTTACAAATGCAATGTCTATATACTTTTTGTACAAGATTTTAAACATCAATCATTAA
- a CDS encoding serine hydrolase has product MLFLYLLMLSMVFVPVISYGDSGLPQFQFGSRLLYTGTYGTDVSELQSILNSIGFSTGAIDGVFGNNTLNGVLAFQKAENLVADGIVGPNTYNAIQNASWENPVVYYVQPNDNIYFIAKKYGTSVQDILDENGLSDNASLYVGEKLLIPHPPVTVPQQLDNASNYQELKENIETLLSQHTGNYGVYFIDLNSGETFDINGYGSFIAASTYKVPLNFYVYTLITEGKLDPNMEVQYTSQDYEGGSGSIQYDPVGTYYTIRELSKKSIEESDNIASNMLMRVVGYDNYLNFIESLGAYVVPYSDNVTSPRDLSIYMEDILNYANAHSSTAGELLSYLENTIYNDRISYPLPSNITVAHKIGNLSNVVNDTAIVFYTQKPYILTIMGNNVDGSDNSDAYTVIREISKMVYDFQVSH; this is encoded by the coding sequence ATGTTATTTTTATATCTATTAATGTTGAGCATGGTCTTCGTGCCTGTCATATCATACGGTGATAGCGGACTTCCACAATTTCAGTTTGGTTCAAGGCTTTTATACACTGGGACTTACGGTACTGATGTATCGGAGCTACAAAGCATATTAAATAGCATTGGATTTAGCACGGGTGCTATTGATGGTGTTTTTGGCAACAACACATTAAATGGGGTGTTGGCTTTTCAAAAAGCAGAAAACTTGGTTGCAGACGGGATTGTAGGGCCTAATACTTACAATGCTATTCAAAATGCTTCGTGGGAAAATCCAGTCGTCTATTATGTACAACCAAATGACAATATCTATTTTATAGCGAAGAAATACGGGACATCTGTTCAAGATATTCTGGATGAAAACGGATTGAGTGACAACGCATCTTTATATGTTGGCGAGAAGCTGCTTATACCACATCCGCCAGTGACAGTACCGCAACAGCTTGACAATGCTTCTAATTATCAGGAACTTAAAGAAAATATTGAGACACTGCTTAGCCAGCATACGGGAAATTACGGAGTATACTTCATAGACTTAAACTCTGGCGAGACTTTTGATATAAATGGTTATGGATCCTTTATTGCCGCCAGCACATATAAAGTTCCTCTAAATTTTTATGTGTATACACTTATAACCGAAGGGAAATTAGATCCAAATATGGAAGTACAGTATACATCACAAGATTATGAAGGCGGGTCTGGCTCTATACAGTATGATCCTGTTGGAACTTATTATACAATTAGGGAACTTTCAAAAAAATCTATAGAAGAAAGCGACAATATAGCATCAAATATGTTGATGAGAGTTGTAGGATATGACAATTATTTGAATTTCATAGAAAGTTTAGGTGCTTATGTTGTGCCATATTCAGATAATGTCACATCTCCAAGGGATTTAAGCATCTACATGGAGGATATATTAAATTATGCAAATGCGCACAGCAGCACGGCAGGAGAGCTTCTAAGTTATCTTGAAAATACTATTTATAACGATAGGATCTCATATCCTTTGCCAAGCAATATAACTGTTGCTCATAAAATTGGAAATCTATCAAATGTAGTAAATGATACAGCTATTGTTTTTTATACGCAAAAACCGTATATTTTGACCATCATGGGCAACAATGTAGATGGATCTGATAATTCGGATGCCTATACTGTAATAAGGGAAATATCGAAGATGGTATATGACTTCCAGGTCAGTCATTAA
- a CDS encoding GNAT family N-acetyltransferase, translating to MEKVYETERLMLRILDKTYAELVLDYYLRNRTFLQKWEPLRDEKFYTKEYQQENLEKELTGIENNDLLRMWIFKKNDDRKIIGTVCFNNIVKGAFLSCHLGYKLDKDEINNGYMTEAVKRGIDIIFDDFKLHRIEANIMPKNKPSLKVVEKLGFYNEGIAYKYLKINGKWEDHVHMVLLNDNV from the coding sequence ATGGAAAAAGTCTATGAAACAGAAAGGTTGATGTTAAGAATACTGGATAAAACTTATGCGGAATTAGTATTAGATTACTATTTGAGAAATAGGACTTTTTTACAGAAGTGGGAACCTTTAAGAGATGAGAAGTTTTACACAAAGGAGTATCAGCAGGAAAATCTGGAAAAGGAATTGACAGGCATCGAAAATAATGATTTGCTTAGAATGTGGATATTTAAAAAGAATGATGACAGAAAAATAATCGGTACAGTATGTTTTAACAACATCGTAAAAGGCGCATTCTTATCATGTCATTTGGGGTACAAATTAGACAAAGATGAAATCAATAATGGTTATATGACTGAAGCGGTTAAAAGAGGAATTGATATAATTTTTGACGATTTTAAGCTGCACAGAATTGAGGCAAACATCATGCCAAAAAATAAGCCATCATTAAAAGTAGTCGAAAAATTGGGATTTTACAATGAAGGAATAGCATATAAGTATCTGAAAATTAATGGTAAATGGGAAGACCATGTACACATGGTTTTATTAAACGACAATGTATGA
- a CDS encoding GNAT family N-acetyltransferase has product MEIKFYRIGELSNSQFNFAVIFATYKGKWIFVRHEDKNTWEVPGGHREKNEDINVTASRELFEETGALKYKIEPVCDYSVTMDEITTSGRLLYAKVNEMGPLPDSEICEVSFFKMMPDNLTYADVQPILLRKVLDFLSGKVLKLLEKDKTRNINIINFIRNYPIYIIESVGDSVLVRGISDEDWVYISSKSYDEFFQLIEGLDEEDKCFAVIEDWMLSYIVKNRKIKSRLTSVKLVYDSNVPLPTVKSHVVDLSIADAPYIFENSKYKEYISIEYIEDRIKNGIGLGIYEDEKLVAWAITHDDGAIGFLNVLEDYRRKGYGMDVTVAMIKRLLELGQFPFVHIEEDNVKSMNLALKAGFRKDRRVHWIKLN; this is encoded by the coding sequence ATGGAGATAAAGTTTTACAGGATAGGTGAATTAAGCAATAGTCAGTTTAATTTTGCTGTTATATTCGCTACTTATAAAGGAAAATGGATATTTGTAAGGCATGAGGACAAAAATACATGGGAAGTGCCTGGCGGTCACAGAGAAAAGAATGAAGATATTAATGTAACTGCTTCAAGGGAGCTATTTGAGGAAACAGGGGCGTTAAAATACAAAATTGAGCCCGTATGTGATTACTCTGTTACCATGGATGAGATAACTACATCTGGGAGATTGCTTTATGCAAAAGTAAATGAAATGGGGCCTTTGCCAGATAGCGAGATATGCGAAGTAAGCTTTTTTAAAATGATGCCTGATAATCTTACTTATGCGGATGTACAGCCGATACTTCTAAGAAAGGTATTAGATTTTTTAAGTGGCAAGGTATTAAAACTGCTTGAAAAAGACAAAACAAGGAACATTAATATCATCAACTTTATTAGAAATTATCCTATTTATATCATTGAATCAGTTGGAGATTCAGTACTTGTTAGAGGAATAAGCGATGAAGATTGGGTTTATATTAGCAGCAAATCCTATGATGAGTTCTTTCAACTTATTGAGGGGTTGGATGAGGAGGATAAATGTTTTGCAGTCATTGAGGACTGGATGCTCTCATATATTGTGAAAAACAGGAAAATAAAGTCCCGACTTACAAGTGTTAAACTAGTCTATGATTCTAATGTACCACTGCCGACCGTAAAATCACATGTTGTTGACTTATCAATTGCAGATGCTCCATATATATTCGAGAATTCCAAGTATAAAGAGTATATATCAATTGAATATATTGAAGATAGGATAAAAAATGGCATTGGTCTTGGCATCTATGAAGATGAAAAGTTGGTGGCATGGGCGATTACACATGATGATGGAGCCATAGGTTTTTTGAATGTATTGGAAGATTACAGAAGGAAAGGATATGGCATGGATGTAACTGTTGCAATGATAAAGAGGCTTCTGGAACTTGGCCAATTTCCATTTGTACATATTGAAGAAGATAATGTAAAGTCTATGAACTTGGCATTAAAAGCAGGATTTAGAAAGGATAGGAGGGTACATTGGATAAAATTAAATTAG
- a CDS encoding pyridoxamine 5'-phosphate oxidase family protein has translation MFKEMRRKDRSIDDEQAIELLRKGQYGVLSTVCENGYAYGVPLNYIYHEGNIYFHCAAEGSKLDNIVYNNKVSFCVVGNTEPIPDKFSYRYESVIVFGRAVEVYDKEKEDALVALIQKYSGEFMEKGMEYIRKSGIKAKVIKINIEHLTGKARQ, from the coding sequence ATGTTTAAGGAAATGAGAAGAAAAGATAGATCTATTGATGACGAACAGGCTATTGAACTGTTAAGAAAAGGACAATATGGAGTGTTATCTACAGTATGTGAAAATGGATATGCCTATGGAGTTCCTCTAAACTACATATACCATGAAGGAAACATTTATTTTCATTGTGCTGCTGAAGGAAGCAAGTTGGACAATATTGTTTATAACAATAAAGTTTCTTTTTGTGTGGTTGGCAATACTGAACCAATACCTGATAAGTTTAGTTATAGGTATGAGAGTGTAATAGTGTTTGGACGTGCGGTGGAAGTATATGATAAGGAAAAGGAGGATGCATTGGTTGCGCTAATTCAAAAATACTCTGGCGAGTTTATGGAGAAAGGGATGGAATACATACGAAAGAGTGGTATTAAGGCAAAAGTCATTAAAATTAATATTGAGCATTTGACAGGAAAGGCAAGGCAGTAA
- a CDS encoding UvrD-helicase domain-containing protein: MRTNDYQLEFEYLNRTIGFIENEIYRLKQMLMIEGTNIKQLREDVLQYAPNTPDNFDRLVEVNPYINELKRHIVYYNEILRNLKSLNKMASSPYFGRFDFIESGSDLLEKIYIGLKTLRDPNTFDIIVYDWRAPISSVFYRFEKGRAFYEAPDGIIEGDVVLKRQYKIEDKKLKYYFDCNIVIDDEILREALGRNSTAKMRTIVETIQKEQDKVIRDVDGDVLVVQGVAGSGKTSIALHRIAYLLYFERDKNLKKDDILIISPNKIFSQYIKNVLPELGEENVNEIIFEDFVKNAIGDVVHVEERSDYVERLSSCEDKVMLDSARLKNSSEFIAVLDRLLSYYERNVIEFKDVYYDGKVVYSRHDLKNEFLNDKMNRPMKKRLERIEMKIFDKIHYLRKGRLSKIERFVEDRKGHEFEIKAYSRLLSIKEMRRIKKQLNSFTDVNFLYVYRLLFSDKDLFKRLSYGLNIDLSENFFKIAELTCKNIDDGKVYYEDIGPLLYLKYKVEGFKSRKKIKHVVIDEAQDYSQIFYKIFNLMFYDAKFTVLGDVNQTLDRGINEAFYDLIDEVFAKRKIKKFFIENSYRSTYEINEFSIGLLKHPPKIMPFERHGDKPQLVRKYSFEEICINIANNASELFADGYKTIGVIAKTKDEANKVYGTMKNFINVKLLNSKDDEVIEGVNIITPYEAKGLEFDVAFVFNASNENYKTEYDRNLLYIACTRALHRLIIYSLGDFCKFIG; this comes from the coding sequence ATGCGAACCAATGATTATCAATTGGAGTTTGAATACCTTAATAGGACTATCGGTTTTATCGAGAATGAAATATACAGATTGAAACAAATGCTCATGATAGAGGGCACAAATATAAAGCAGTTGAGAGAAGATGTTTTGCAATATGCGCCTAATACACCTGACAATTTTGATAGATTAGTAGAGGTGAATCCATATATAAATGAGCTTAAAAGACATATTGTGTACTACAATGAGATTTTAAGAAATCTTAAATCATTGAATAAAATGGCTAGTTCTCCTTATTTCGGTAGATTTGATTTTATAGAAAGCGGTTCAGATTTATTGGAAAAAATATATATAGGGCTTAAAACTTTGAGAGATCCGAATACATTCGATATTATCGTATACGATTGGAGAGCGCCTATATCAAGTGTGTTTTACAGGTTTGAAAAGGGCAGAGCCTTTTACGAAGCTCCAGACGGAATTATAGAAGGAGATGTAGTGCTAAAGCGGCAGTACAAGATTGAAGATAAGAAGTTAAAATATTACTTTGATTGCAATATAGTAATAGATGACGAAATTTTGAGAGAAGCCTTAGGGCGTAATTCTACAGCAAAGATGAGGACAATTGTTGAAACTATTCAAAAAGAACAAGATAAGGTAATAAGAGATGTAGATGGAGATGTTTTAGTAGTTCAAGGTGTTGCAGGAAGCGGGAAGACATCCATAGCACTGCATAGGATAGCCTATTTGCTTTATTTTGAAAGAGATAAAAATTTAAAGAAAGATGACATACTCATAATTTCGCCCAATAAAATTTTTAGTCAATACATAAAAAATGTGCTGCCAGAATTAGGTGAAGAAAATGTAAATGAAATTATCTTTGAGGACTTTGTAAAAAATGCCATAGGAGATGTAGTACATGTTGAGGAAAGGTCCGATTATGTAGAAAGGCTTTCGTCGTGTGAAGACAAAGTCATGTTGGATTCTGCAAGGCTTAAAAATTCTTCGGAATTTATTGCGGTTTTAGACAGACTTTTATCATATTATGAGAGGAATGTGATAGAGTTTAAAGATGTGTATTACGATGGCAAAGTGGTGTACAGCAGGCATGATTTAAAGAATGAATTTTTAAATGACAAGATGAACCGACCAATGAAAAAAAGACTTGAAAGAATAGAGATGAAGATATTTGATAAGATCCATTATCTTAGAAAAGGAAGGCTTTCTAAAATTGAAAGGTTTGTTGAAGATCGCAAAGGACATGAATTTGAAATAAAGGCATACAGCCGCCTTTTGTCCATAAAAGAAATGAGGAGGATTAAAAAGCAATTAAATAGTTTCACAGATGTAAATTTCTTATATGTTTACAGATTGCTGTTTTCTGATAAAGATTTGTTTAAAAGGCTTTCATACGGACTAAACATAGATTTATCTGAAAATTTTTTTAAGATAGCTGAATTGACTTGTAAAAACATAGATGATGGAAAAGTATATTACGAAGATATCGGACCGTTATTATATTTGAAGTACAAGGTGGAGGGATTTAAGTCTCGCAAAAAAATAAAACACGTTGTGATAGATGAAGCACAAGATTATTCACAGATTTTTTATAAAATATTTAATTTGATGTTTTATGATGCTAAATTCACTGTATTGGGAGATGTGAACCAAACACTTGACAGAGGAATAAATGAGGCTTTTTACGATCTTATTGATGAAGTTTTTGCCAAAAGGAAAATAAAAAAGTTTTTCATAGAAAATAGTTACAGATCTACTTATGAGATAAATGAATTTTCTATTGGATTGCTTAAACATCCTCCAAAGATAATGCCGTTTGAAAGGCATGGCGATAAACCACAATTGGTCCGCAAATATAGTTTTGAAGAAATATGCATAAATATAGCAAATAATGCTTCGGAACTTTTTGCAGATGGGTATAAGACGATTGGCGTCATTGCAAAGACAAAAGATGAAGCGAATAAAGTCTACGGCACAATGAAGAATTTTATCAATGTGAAACTTTTAAACTCAAAAGACGACGAAGTGATAGAAGGTGTAAACATAATTACGCCTTATGAGGCTAAAGGTTTAGAATTCGACGTTGCGTTTGTCTTTAATGCATCGAATGAAAATTACAAAACCGAATACGACAGAAATCTTTTGTACATTGCATGTACGCGAGCGCTGCATAGGCTTATAATATATTCTTTGGGAGATTTCTGTAAGTTTATAGGATGA
- a CDS encoding DUF438 domain-containing protein yields MENRVDKLADVLKRLNNSEDPETVKSEARELIEDLTAEELSLAEQKLVDEGMQAEELRGLCSVHMEMLEGQLNGLKESLPDDHVLQTLILEHDEILKLLDKLELLNIKIQKMSSPQEDRALLSDLKETAEGILSAEKHHKREEDVLFPELEKLGITGPTRIMRLEHDEIRLRKRSLVELASNIDYIDFADFKDRVKELSNYIVFNMRDHIFKENYILYPTAYEAIEDDKLWADMKNRCDEIGYCPFTPLK; encoded by the coding sequence ATGGAAAATAGAGTTGATAAACTAGCTGACGTACTTAAAAGGCTTAACAATAGCGAAGATCCTGAGACGGTAAAAAGCGAAGCAAGAGAATTGATAGAAGACCTTACTGCCGAAGAATTATCTTTAGCAGAGCAAAAATTAGTTGATGAAGGAATGCAAGCAGAAGAGTTAAGAGGGCTTTGTTCGGTTCACATGGAGATGCTGGAAGGACAGCTAAACGGATTGAAAGAGTCTTTGCCTGACGATCACGTGTTGCAAACACTTATATTAGAACACGATGAAATACTAAAGCTACTTGACAAATTAGAGCTTTTAAACATAAAGATACAGAAAATGTCGTCACCACAGGAAGACAGAGCCTTGTTATCAGATTTAAAAGAAACTGCAGAAGGCATTTTAAGCGCCGAAAAGCACCACAAAAGAGAAGAAGACGTATTGTTCCCTGAACTGGAAAAACTGGGTATAACAGGTCCAACAAGGATAATGCGTCTTGAGCATGACGAGATACGATTGAGAAAAAGAAGTTTGGTAGAGCTTGCAAGCAACATCGACTACATCGATTTTGCAGATTTTAAAGACAGAGTGAAAGAACTATCAAACTACATCGTATTCAACATGAGAGATCATATCTTTAAAGAAAATTACATCCTATATCCCACGGCCTATGAGGCAATTGAAGATGATAAACTATGGGCTGACATGAAAAATAGATGCGATGAAATAGGATACTGCCCATTTACACCATTAAAGTAA
- a CDS encoding DUF5680 domain-containing protein, producing MVRAKKNTYAGDGAISVSSRPNSKDLYYGEGNLLYIDSYFGSDDFIGEEVVFENQKPIWGMNYYGKMLVDEISSGFSKCLKSALKAVLVENPFRGPSLFEQDKYVYKCSWHGDIAEFDGNEAIYFN from the coding sequence CTGGTCAGAGCAAAAAAGAATACATATGCTGGAGATGGGGCTATTTCTGTATCTTCGAGACCGAACTCAAAGGATTTATATTATGGTGAAGGTAATTTACTGTACATAGACTCTTACTTTGGAAGTGATGATTTTATTGGTGAAGAAGTGGTATTTGAAAACCAGAAGCCCATATGGGGGATGAATTACTACGGGAAGATGCTTGTTGACGAAATCTCGTCAGGATTCAGCAAATGCTTGAAAAGTGCGTTAAAGGCAGTGCTTGTTGAAAACCCATTTAGAGGACCTTCTTTATTTGAACAGGATAAGTATGTTTATAAATGTTCATGGCATGGAGATATAGCTGAGTTTGATGGAAATGAAGCAATATACTTTAATTAA
- a CDS encoding Cof-type HAD-IIB family hydrolase, translated as MKYKMVVADADGTLLDDKKKISEVTKNSVKKFRNMRGIFTLATGRGIISATPYIKELDIDVPVILFNGCVIYDHINKKILHENYLSDDLYKLIAKKWQEGKYDVDILVYSIDGIYINKISDFIKSYMETEHVKCDLIEDLSKLDKIIKVLFRGNRDTSLELVDEIRQSSNEPFTCVQSDEYFIEILPYGITKGSALIKLCDILNVDINQVVAIGDQDNDKEMIIKAGFGVAMGNADDAIKRNANYVAKSNLEDGVSDVIEKIIRDEF; from the coding sequence ATGAAATACAAAATGGTTGTAGCAGACGCAGATGGGACTTTGTTAGACGACAAAAAAAAGATCTCTGAAGTCACGAAAAATAGTGTAAAAAAGTTTCGCAATATGAGAGGTATTTTCACATTGGCAACAGGTAGAGGCATCATATCAGCGACTCCATACATAAAAGAACTTGATATTGATGTGCCTGTCATACTTTTTAACGGATGTGTAATATACGATCACATAAATAAAAAAATACTGCATGAAAATTATCTCTCTGACGATTTATACAAGCTTATAGCGAAAAAATGGCAAGAAGGAAAATACGATGTAGACATTCTTGTATACAGTATAGACGGCATATACATAAATAAGATATCCGATTTCATCAAATCATACATGGAAACAGAGCACGTAAAATGCGATTTAATCGAAGATCTCAGCAAACTTGATAAAATTATAAAGGTGCTTTTCAGAGGAAATAGGGACACATCTTTAGAGCTTGTAGACGAAATAAGGCAATCATCAAACGAGCCTTTTACGTGCGTACAGTCAGACGAATATTTTATAGAAATTCTCCCTTATGGCATTACAAAAGGATCCGCACTCATAAAATTATGTGATATTCTCAATGTAGACATTAATCAGGTTGTAGCAATAGGCGATCAAGACAATGACAAAGAAATGATAATCAAAGCAGGATTTGGCGTTGCCATGGGAAACGCTGATGACGCCATAAAAAGAAACGCCAACTATGTAGCAAAATCCAATTTAGAAGATGGTGTCAGCGATGTAATAGAAAAAATCATACGCGATGAGTTTTAA
- a CDS encoding hemerythrin domain-containing protein translates to MNNLSMLKRQHSEMLEIINNIHTLLKRGKLDDVAGDIAYNINNLAGKSKIHMMSEDEFLYPSLISSSHEDIKNTAKSFHDKMGNINELFVSFVKKYNIPSKIRENGESFIEEVNRILKLMSDRINKEDNYLYPLIEKIN, encoded by the coding sequence TTGAATAATTTGTCAATGCTTAAAAGACAACATAGTGAGATGTTGGAAATTATAAACAACATACACACTCTGTTAAAAAGAGGTAAATTAGATGATGTCGCCGGAGACATCGCATACAACATAAACAATTTAGCTGGTAAGTCTAAAATACACATGATGTCCGAAGACGAATTTTTATATCCAAGTCTTATTTCCAGTAGTCATGAAGACATAAAAAATACAGCTAAATCATTTCACGACAAAATGGGCAATATAAATGAACTGTTTGTAAGTTTCGTAAAAAAATACAACATTCCTTCTAAGATCCGTGAAAATGGTGAATCTTTCATAGAAGAAGTCAATAGAATCCTTAAACTTATGTCTGATAGGATAAATAAAGAAGATAATTATTTGTATCCGCTTATAGAGAAAATAAACTGA
- a CDS encoding helix-turn-helix transcriptional regulator has translation MKNRLEEIRRQRGIKQEELAEALKVSRQTISSLENGRYNPSIILAFRIARYFDMQIEDIFIYDEEE, from the coding sequence GTGAAAAACAGGCTGGAAGAAATACGAAGACAGCGTGGCATTAAACAAGAAGAACTTGCAGAAGCGTTAAAAGTGTCAAGACAGACGATAAGTTCTCTTGAGAATGGGCGATATAATCCTTCAATCATATTGGCATTTAGGATAGCCCGATATTTTGATATGCAGATTGAAGATATTTTTATTTATGATGAGGAAGAATAA